The sequence below is a genomic window from Thermoanaerobaculia bacterium.
CCGCGGGCGGTCGCCCGCGGGAGGGTCATCTCACCGCGCGCGAGCCGGATGTCAGACGACCCGGCGGCCCGAGATCAGCCGAATGACCAGGATCACGACGGCGATGACGAGGAGAATGTGGATGAATCCGCCCAGGGTGTACGACGTGACCATGCCGAGCAACCAGAGGATGAGCAGAATGACGAAGATGGTCCAAAGCATCGCGACTCCTTCCCGCCTCGCGGCGTCTTGTTTTCCGGCCCGGAATTCCCGACAACCGGCGTAA
It includes:
- a CDS encoding lmo0937 family membrane protein, with translation MLWTIFVILLILWLLGMVTSYTLGGFIHILLVIAVVILVIRLISGRRVV